Within the Medicago truncatula cultivar Jemalong A17 chromosome 4, MtrunA17r5.0-ANR, whole genome shotgun sequence genome, the region CAGCATGTTCAATAACTACATAAAAAATCACCAAAAGATCAGGCagatatcttttaaaaaataattattgatttaaTACGACAAACAACAACTGGAACCGTATAAATGATTCTTTTTGTTTCCACAAATTGAATACCATAagattgcatttttttaaattcacgTGTTTCTTTCTatacaaaataatactaatatttaataaatataaataacatcattcagaaaaattaattataaataacaaAGGAGAAAAATAATGATGGACACACAAATCATTAAgacttcctaaaaaaaaaaaaaagtatactagTACAATGTGACATGAGTGACAGTTTAAACCTTTTGATTATGGTTCGATCTTTGAATAAtgcataacaattttttatttttagtttttagttttcTAGCATCGATTTGTCATATGATAAGAGTTTTGccatttttccttcttttttttaagaaaaatatggaGAAGAAAAATTAGTATTAGTAAAGATGAGTCGGTCACACTAGTGACCATTTAATAAccattttatatgatatttaaACGATGTCTCTTGGTatagatattgcatattatatgcagggatcgatgtttgaaccccggacaccccacttctccacatatTATATGTGTGAGGTATAACcaaggctacttgaccaaaaaaaaaatatgggtcATGTTAATCGGTGCCCCCGGATACTGGTTAAGgatacaaaaaaaagaaattattaccATTGAAAATTTTACTAAAAAGATATAACTTATTTTCTCCAATTCCTCCATTTGAAAAGATAAAGACataaaaaatcttgaaataagtataaaataattaatgcagGTGAGAACCATTTAGTGGAaatatttactattatttttgtgTGTATATCTCTCTAAATTGTATATTCTATTTAATTTGATCAATGAAGAGAATCTCTACTCCTCTTTAACGTAGAATAAGTTAGataataactttttatataaataaaggtAAACAAAATGTTACTCATGAAATTTGGTTGGATAAGAACCCaacattcaattatttaatgttatatcatatttttatttattaatttatttaaaaattaaattaaattttgacttGAGTTTTGTCGTATCGGTAtccaatcaaattttaaattacctaatatttcatttcaccctcacactactagaaaaaacaaaaattagcgagggaaattagtgacggaaaaaatgaaattcctcacaaattccttgatcgcaaaatttagtgacggaattagagagggatttcatgttttccctcactaaatatccctcactaatttttgtttttttagcagTGTCAAGTACGTCACATCGTGTTATGAGGTATTGCTCGCTTTTAAGTATAACCCCTTCATAAAATTCACACCAttgtcatttataaaatttcatattaCCTAATGTTATGTTTCACCTTCAAGTACGCCACATCGTGGTCTTATATATTGTCCGATTTAGATGCAAGTCCTTCAcgattttatcatttataaaatttaagatTACCTAATATTTTGTTTGACTATCAAGTACGCCACACCGCGCTTCAAAGTTTCATCTGCTTTGGATGTAAACCTTTGCGATTTTGTCTTTTATGAAAGATGTTTGGTTTGTTTGATGAGCGTGTTGTATTGTATATAAAAGCAGCGGTCTTGATGAAATATCTCTCCACCCTCCTTTACAATATTTTCCCAGCTCAATAAATATTCTTTTTCCATTTAGCACAAAAACACGTTTCTAATACAAAATAAGACAACCCTTTAcagcacaaaataaaaagcaTATCTTAAAAGTTCTTCTCTATTTAAGGTGTGTCACACTATAACTTTACTCTAATTCATTCAACTCATATACCTTTAACTCATTCATCTCTTCACACATATTTCAATAACCCTTAAAGAGAATGAACAACGAAGAGTTAGTTATTCAAGATGAGTATGTATACAAAGAAGAAACCAACCTTACAGTTCTGAAAACATCTAGGTTTTTCAGTGGTGATGGGTTTGTTGTGTATGATTGTAAGGGACAACTCGTTTTCCGGTTTGACTCGTATGGACCAAACACACGTGATAAGGAAGAACTTGTTCTTATGAACACACATGGTCGTTCTCTTCTCACCTTGCGTAGAAAGGTATGTACTAGAATCATTCTTCTGTGTTTCTTTTAGTGTTCTGTAAttgagttttctttttctgtttctgAGTTCACTCACTGAGTCTACTCACCGATTCAGATTTTGTTAGTTGTAAAGTCTTTGTTTGAATTAACTAGCTATCAATTTGTTTGAAAAGACataattaaaattagagtttaattataattatttggctagaagtttttgttttttttttcttcaattggaTATCGTTTCCGTGCAACGTGACCAATGGATGAGTCGTTGTGTAAATCTGAAATGTATGACAAAACTCTTCATTGTTAGATTTAATATTGATGTATTTCCATATTCAAACCTAGATCTTTGATTAAATCAGAAGATATATTTTGTTCTCGGAttgaagtttttgtttttgttaaatatattttgtttgaagtttccaAAATTTGTAAGTTGAGactgcaaatgtactttcctttACATTCAGATCAAACTAAAAATccaataacatatttatttaatttcttgaTGAATATACAATTGGATTTGGGATGTAAGATCTAAAATTATATCTCTCAACTATAAGAACACTTAGATGAGAAGTTAATAGATCTCTTTCAATTTAATCGATAATTATGAGTTTAAATCTAGTGTTGGAATGCAGCAACCCTgagcattttaaaaaaatattttgttatctatTACGATCTTATGTTGCTTGAGAATTACTCTCTGCAATTGAACACAAAGATACCATactcacacaaaaaaaaatctttgggACCCCAAGATTTCCCTATCTTAGAACCGTTTAGTTGCGTGAACAGTTTGAGAGCTCCCAATTGCAAATCAAACATACCCTACCTTAATCActctttttcaagatttttccacactaaaaatatatttaatgaataagtaattatattaatttgttatttttttttgcaaactaATTATTAGACAATTATCGTACATATATTATAatgtttttgtgaaaataaaaatatttcatattattattattatttaaaatcaaggtgcaaaaataaaagtaatattatttacaaaaatattttatattattatttaaaatcatcttaacttattttttgttgaaattcacCTTGATTTCAGTCAAaggaatattattttttgttaatctTACTTTTTGAAAGGTACTTTATTCGTCAAAATAAAAgtacattatttttaaaacttgtATATACTATTTTTAATTCACATTACTATTGATGATGAGTTAACATTGATTGTTGTTATTTTCAAACAGAAACCAAGTCTTCATCAAAGATGGGAAGGATTcaaaggagagagaaaagacGGTGATAAACCAATCTTCAATGTGAAAAGATCATCAATAATCGCACGGTCAAGAATGACCATAACAGTGGAGGTACACGATAACCCAGGTGTGGAGTACCTCATTGAAGGGTGTTTCCCACAAAGATGCTGTAAGATTTTTAATGCCACAAAGAAATTAGTGGCTGAGATTCGTCGTAAAGTGGACCCCACCACTAGTGTTATGCTTGGGAAAGAAGTGTTCATGCTTTGTGTTCAACCTGATTTTGATGTGTCCTTTGCCATGGGATTGGTTTTGGTACTTGATCAAATCAATGGTGAGAATTTCTTTGATAATGGAACCATTGAAACCTCGGTGCACCCTACTACAGAAGATTGATGAATTGCTTCTTCGTTTGTTCTATTTTGAGATTTGtccctttttttaatttgtgcttCCTTTGTTGTATGAATGACATTAATAAAATGGTTAATGGTGTAAATTTACTATACCTTTCAAATTTCAAGCCATACATGCTTCAAATACACTATATTTGGCATGGCTATTTTGTACACTAATTCGTCAATTAATCGATAATCCCTACATTATAATAAGTGATATATCGATGATCATCTGATCAAGATTGAGcggtttaaattttaaaacatattttgattggtcttttaaattaaacatttaCTTTAAAATTTAGACCGTTCAAGTTTGATCAAATTATCACTAAAATACTGATTGTATGAATGCGAGAACTGTAGACTGCATCAATCCGAATTCATCTCCACAAGAAAGTTACAATTTGAATTATCTTGTATTTAGATGATATGTCAAAGAACATGTAAAAGATGACATGCTAACTATTTTGTAATCATTATCATTAAGGattaaacataattatatgaaatttcagttgttttttttttaattgaagatGCAATGTCGAGTAGCAATGATGCAGCATTATTAGATTGttagtctttttcttttttgatgtaAAATCATGACATGTGTTTTCATATACTTTTTCAGGTAAAAAATACCGATCAAACAATTCAGATTGTTTTCTCTTTGAGGTGCCTGAGATGCATACAATATGGTGGTGGTCTCGTTCTAGGGAACCCACATCAACTAGTActaatttcaaatttatattttaattaatccatgtgattttcatcaaaattaTACAACTAAATTCTTTTAGGTACGTAGTTAGTCACCATTGCTCAAGGTTGGGCTGACTTAGAtcacaaagtgtttttttttttttatgaaaagtcacttttttaaaaaataagcttGTTTATTAAGTAAGAATATATccacttttatttaatatagTGTGTTGGTGAGTTGGGAATGGGGTTAAActtaaagaaaatgaagatgaaacagTAGCTTTGAGTGAGGAATCATTTAGGTGTCATTCGATAAGATTAGtgtttaatgttttaaaaataatgatatgTGTACaactattctttttcttttgaaaaagaatacaAAGTAAATATAAAAGTGAGTTATCTAAAAATTGGCATataatggttgtacaaatactCCTTctggtcctatttacaagagacaatttactttttagatacattaaataatttatgtatttggtttaggttcatgactagatacatacattattgaatgtatctaaaaagtcaactttctcttgtaaataggcgTGGAGGGGATAAGTTTAACACAATGGTGTGACATCAACCTACTTCATTGAAAGATAGTGCCATTGGTATATGGTGGCTACAAAATAGAATCTCAACCAAGGACAGTCTTGCTAAAGGTGAGATTTTTGGAGATTGAATCAACAAGTCACTTATTTTGAatcacccttaaaaaaaaaaaaaaaagtcacttaTTTTGAGTATCCAATTTTCTCTAGAGTTTAGCTTGAGTTAGCAAAATGGACGAAATCATGAACttttatgaaagaaattgttataatattctaaatacatttttaaaattaattcaataatGTGAGGATATACATGAGTTGACgaaaaaataagaacaaaaagcTGTGACGGAAAATATTTGGGaaccaaaaattgttgaatttttttagtgacgaaaaacaaaatttgagacatttatagggaccaaataTTAACTTAACCCTTAAAAATAATACTCCTTATAATCTTCTATATTTAGGCTATGGACAAGGTTATCAAGTAGCAAAAGAGAAGTGAATTGAACATCACCTGCACAACCCCCCAATTTACACATGTTGATTTGAATCGTAATTGTTAAGTATAAATTTCACAATCCATGTGAAAACAAATGTATTgttattctcttaaaaaaaaaatgtattattatttttacttgatAAGAGTATAGTACACTTGCGACATCAaacatcaagtttttggcgtcGTTGTTGGGGATTACTGATTAATTTCAACAAGACAACTATGGTTTCGACTATgatttctcttattttatttactttaatttctcttttgatttttattgtctttttatttttataaaatctgaaGA harbors:
- the LOC11424778 gene encoding protein LURP-one-related 5, with product MNNEELVIQDEYVYKEETNLTVLKTSRFFSGDGFVVYDCKGQLVFRFDSYGPNTRDKEELVLMNTHGRSLLTLRRKKPSLHQRWEGFKGERKDGDKPIFNVKRSSIIARSRMTITVEVHDNPGVEYLIEGCFPQRCCKIFNATKKLVAEIRRKVDPTTSVMLGKEVFMLCVQPDFDVSFAMGLVLVLDQINGENFFDNGTIETSVHPTTED